The Erythrobacter insulae genome window below encodes:
- the ubiG gene encoding bifunctional 2-polyprenyl-6-hydroxyphenol methylase/3-demethylubiquinol 3-O-methyltransferase UbiG, translating into MGNANVSNVTIRPEEAEFFSGLARDWWNPKGKMASLHQVNPVRMQFIRSAIDAHWGADEGIDSRSLKPLAGKSALDIGCGAGLVCEPLSRLGAEVTGVDASAENVSVAATHAEASGLDIRYMAGEVASLDIGQFDLVTCLEVIEHVADKRAFLKDVAARIAPGGLLIMSTPNRTAASRILLVGAAEAIGYVPKGTHHWSDFITPDEFADLLSEVGLEITQQRGIAYGIGKGLHLSDNDALNYILSARLKS; encoded by the coding sequence ATGGGAAACGCAAACGTATCAAATGTTACTATCCGTCCGGAAGAGGCGGAATTCTTCTCCGGCCTCGCGCGGGATTGGTGGAATCCTAAGGGAAAAATGGCCTCGCTGCATCAGGTCAACCCTGTGCGGATGCAGTTTATTCGCAGTGCAATTGACGCTCATTGGGGTGCCGATGAAGGAATCGATTCGCGCAGCCTCAAACCACTTGCCGGAAAATCCGCGCTCGATATTGGCTGCGGCGCGGGGCTGGTGTGCGAACCTTTATCGCGTCTTGGCGCAGAAGTGACCGGGGTCGATGCCTCGGCCGAGAATGTTTCTGTCGCAGCCACCCATGCAGAGGCGAGCGGTCTGGATATCCGGTATATGGCCGGGGAGGTCGCAAGCCTCGACATTGGACAGTTTGATCTGGTCACGTGTCTTGAGGTTATCGAGCATGTCGCGGACAAGCGTGCTTTCCTAAAGGACGTTGCGGCGCGAATTGCCCCCGGCGGCCTGCTGATCATGTCGACACCCAATCGCACCGCTGCATCGCGCATCCTGCTGGTCGGTGCAGCAGAAGCGATTGGATACGTACCCAAAGGCACGCACCATTGGAGCGATTTCATCACGCCAGACGAATTCGCAGATCTGCTTTCCGAAGTCGGGCTTGAAATCACACAGCAGCGCGGAATTGCCTATGGAATCGGTAAAGGGCTGCACCTGTCGGATAATGACGCGCTCAATTACATCCTGAGCGCGCGGCTTAAGAGTTAA
- a CDS encoding aspartate kinase: MKFGGTSMAGSERIRRVANIVRAQTAENADGVSSEVAVVVSAMAGETDRLVNFCREANALYDPAEYDVVVASGEQVTSGLLALTLQSLGCKARSWLGWQIPVRTVGAHSKARIETIDAPDMIASMEAGEIAVVPGFQGISEEGRISTLGRGGSDTSAVAVAAAVGADRCDIYTDVDGVYTTDPRIVAKARKLKAVTYEEMLELASVGAKVLQTRSVGLAMKAGVRLQVLSSFVGDDAVSADELPGTMIVSDAEMDELVEKGLMERQLVTGIAHDKNEAKIILTRVPDKPGAVAHIFEPLAGASINVDMIIQNVGRDKGETDVTFTVPQADLARAQAMLEDKADLIGFNRIITDSHIAKISVVGVGMKSHAGVASTMFRALSDRGINIQAISTSEIKVSVLIDEDETELAVRVLHTAYGLDADD, encoded by the coding sequence ATGAAATTTGGCGGCACGTCGATGGCCGGGTCGGAACGTATCCGGCGCGTGGCCAATATCGTTCGCGCGCAAACGGCAGAAAATGCCGATGGCGTCTCCAGTGAAGTCGCCGTCGTCGTAAGCGCGATGGCGGGTGAGACGGATCGGCTGGTTAATTTCTGCCGCGAAGCCAATGCGCTTTATGATCCGGCGGAATATGATGTGGTGGTTGCCAGCGGCGAACAGGTGACCAGCGGGCTGCTTGCGCTGACGTTGCAATCGCTCGGGTGCAAGGCGCGCAGCTGGTTAGGATGGCAAATCCCGGTCAGAACCGTGGGCGCACATTCCAAAGCGCGCATTGAGACGATCGACGCGCCTGATATGATCGCCAGCATGGAAGCCGGAGAAATCGCAGTTGTGCCCGGTTTCCAGGGGATCAGCGAAGAAGGGCGGATTTCAACGCTGGGCCGCGGCGGCTCCGACACGTCTGCCGTTGCCGTTGCCGCAGCGGTTGGGGCGGATCGCTGCGACATCTATACCGATGTCGATGGTGTCTACACCACGGATCCCCGGATCGTAGCAAAAGCCCGAAAATTGAAAGCGGTCACTTACGAAGAAATGCTGGAGCTTGCGAGCGTCGGCGCAAAAGTGCTGCAAACCCGCTCTGTCGGCCTCGCAATGAAGGCGGGAGTGCGCTTGCAAGTGCTCTCCAGCTTTGTCGGCGATGATGCTGTATCGGCGGATGAATTGCCCGGGACGATGATCGTCTCGGACGCAGAAATGGACGAATTGGTGGAGAAGGGCCTGATGGAACGTCAGCTTGTAACAGGCATCGCGCACGACAAGAACGAAGCGAAAATTATCCTGACCCGCGTGCCTGATAAACCAGGCGCGGTTGCGCATATTTTTGAACCGCTCGCCGGGGCCAGCATCAATGTCGATATGATCATTCAGAACGTGGGCCGCGACAAAGGCGAGACTGACGTCACCTTTACGGTGCCACAGGCGGATCTGGCGCGGGCTCAGGCCATGCTGGAAGACAAGGCGGACCTGATCGGGTTCAATCGCATCATCACAGACAGTCATATCGCAAAAATCAGTGTGGTCGGTGTAGGTATGAAAAGCCATGCCGGTGTCGCGAGCACAATGTTCCGCGCACTGTCTGATCGGGGGATCAACATTCAGGCGATTTCAACATCTGAAATCAAGGTCAGCGTCCTGATCGACGAAGACGAGACCGAATTGGCCGTGCGCGTGTTACACACCGCCTATGGGCTGGATGCAGACGACTGA